The DNA segment TCGAGTGGCTGCCCGCCTCGCCGTTGCGGGTCGGCCTCGGCCTGGTGACGCTGGCGTTCGTCGCGACGAACCAGCGAGTCGTGGCGATGCCGGGAGTCGCCGGGGTGAAAGACCGCTGTTTCGTCGAGTCGACTCGATGGATGACGGTCGTCGGCGGGCTCTCGGGACTGGTGTTTGGAGCGACCAACGTCGGCGTCCAGCTGGTCGCCTACCTGCGCAGTTGCAACCTCTCACACGGGTTGTTCGTCGGCGTGATCGCGATGGTGTTCGTCGGACTCAACGGTATTCGGGTCGTCGCCGCCGCGGCGCTCGGGCTGTACGAAGTGCAAGTCGCCTCGCTCTCACTGGCAGCCACCGTGCCAGCAGTGGGTGGTGTGGTGCTCGGTTCGCAGCTTCGACATCGTCTCTCCGAGGGGTATCGCCGCCGCTTCGTGTTCGGTTTGCTCACGATCATCGGTGTTCGGTTGCTTCTCGGCGGATTCGGCGTGCTGTAGCGAGAGAGCGATAGGCAACGGCAAACCCCCAGGGCAGGCCAGCAAGCCCTCGAGTCAGAAACCCCGAAACACCACAACGGCGAGCACCCCACCACAGAGCGCCAGCAAGATGTTATCGGTTCGCCAGGCGATCACCACGACGACCGCAGCAGCTCCCCACTCGGCGGGACCCCCTGCTGCGAGTTCCGGTCCGAGAATCGCGATGACGATGGCTCCCGGCAACACCGAAAGGCCGGCCTCGAGACGCTCACTCACCTCGAGACGGCTCAGAATCCAGAGGCCGCCAACCTTGGTCAGGTAGGTCAGGACGGCCATCCCGAGGATGACGGCGACGACCAGTCCGTCGAGGGCGAAAGCATCCTCAGGAATCAAAGCGGATCACCTCGAGCAGTGCGGCCGTCAGCCCGCCGAGCAGGATGTACCACCGACCGGGGACGTATGCCGAGGCAACCAGCGCCGTCGCGAGCGCGACCAGCCACGGGACCAGCGTCGAGCGGCCGTCCCAGAGGTCGACCGCCAGCGCGAGGAAGACGGCCGCGAGGATGAAATCGAAGCCAAAACGGGCAGGGTCGCCGACAGCGTCACCCGCA comes from the Natronosalvus amylolyticus genome and includes:
- a CDS encoding sulfite exporter TauE/SafE family protein; its protein translation is MHHWSPREPFSASTLVVIALVVLLAGAVNGVAGFGFALVGTMALSTVLEPATAVVFMIAPILAVNLSLVRELSASEVRTCGRRFGPLLLAATAGTLVGMWALEWLPASPLRVGLGLVTLAFVATNQRVVAMPGVAGVKDRCFVESTRWMTVVGGLSGLVFGATNVGVQLVAYLRSCNLSHGLFVGVIAMVFVGLNGIRVVAAAALGLYEVQVASLSLAATVPAVGGVVLGSQLRHRLSEGYRRRFVFGLLTIIGVRLLLGGFGVL
- a CDS encoding AzlD family protein, producing the protein MPEDAFALDGLVVAVILGMAVLTYLTKVGGLWILSRLEVSERLEAGLSVLPGAIVIAILGPELAAGGPAEWGAAAVVVVIAWRTDNILLALCGGVLAVVVFRGF